A portion of the Magnolia sinica isolate HGM2019 chromosome 17, MsV1, whole genome shotgun sequence genome contains these proteins:
- the LOC131231943 gene encoding mediator of RNA polymerase II transcription subunit 12 isoform X2, producing the protein MVEMQRYPVASCSGGVSNNAVGGTSSRDTSRADSSFSSSNFALNSRRQSQLTSYKLKCDKEPLSSRLGPPDFYPQTPNCSEETLTKEYVQVGYRETVDGIAESRETELTQTTGSLTKPLIGKCKEAIRKRLRAINDSRAQKRKAGQVYGAPLSGPLLTKPGVFPEQRPCGEDFRKKWIEGLSQQHKRLRSLADHVPHGYRRKSLFEVLIRHNVPLLRATWFIKVTYLNQVGDILKPHKVRPASTSVSSGTPDKLQLARTELWTKDVIDYLQHLLDEFLSKDGSLSIPHSRDQTPQTLLAGNEEPALQFKWWYMVRILQWHHAEGLLPSSHIIEWVLNQLQEKESLGALQLLLPIVFDVIEHILLSQTYVRMLVDIAVRSIQDLSRVSSDVDNSRRPYIASALVEILRYLILAVPDTFVALDCFPLPPCVVPDAMNGRQFLLTDVEKVQYGPRELVNLYNGKGQDAYHRYLSFGYVVSSVQKRTANLAMAVTPGLQGHGVTKAVQALDKSLILGDVRGAYNCLFENFCDGSVEEGWVAEVSPCLRSSLKWIGAVSLPVICSVFLLCEWATCDFRNCRTALPHDLKFTGRKDFCQVYIAVQLLKMRMEDMHGSSKGKKGSPLVANALAKGFSLHDSFSGAVDDVSVLGDSLKSLDESEETLDILQSPGPLHDIVVCWLDQHEASKGEGFKRLQMLVMELIRFGIFYPQAYVRQLIVSGIMDRNESTMEMDRRNRHHRILKHLPGPCLHDALKEARIAETTLLVEAMRVYSNERRLVLHGLLSQNSGHLKTVNGSVLNFSMQKPKDNSTAGRDGALHTSLNHLKNNCVACSPLSTKQAKTVTRVAELKAAISVLLHLPNSGSTLTETQSDESQGSLKRPIGSLVSRTDLTEGTPGCEECKRSKRQKSSEERNSHLLGFSSNASDDEDMWWVRKGPKPLESFKVDPPLRATKQSSRGRQKIVRKTQSLAQLAAARIEGSQGASTSHVCDSKVNCPHHGTGMEGEIPKSVDGIRASHLSDIVTIGKALKQLRLLEKRSVTLWLITSIRQIVEGNEKAAAMAGQCTGPFSPPKDDRSVVRWKLGEDELSCILYLLDVSSDLFSAVKFLLWLLPRARSGSSSTIHSGRNILVLPKNTESHACELGEAFLLSSIRRYENVLIAMDLLPEALAAAMLRSMAVMTSNGRASGSVAFVYAKHLLKKFGSIASVAKWEKSFKATCDQRLLSELETARPLDSELGYSLVGVPVAMEDVDDYLRQKISGRLLRPAGPTMKEIVQRHIEEAMRYFHGKERKPFATTTPRVSAVEKWDDGFQIAQQIVLGLVDCIRQNGGSAQEVDPSVVGSAVSAIVSNVVPAISKMPDFLAGSNYPSLSSTTNSLIFARRIIHIHITCLCLLKEALGERQSRVFEIALATEASSAVSAAVASAKAPRSQFQLSPETHDSNSNMSNEILNNSAKVFLGRAAKAAAAVSALVIGAVVHGVATLERMVTVFRLKEGLDILPFVRTARSGSNGISRSVGGYKVDNSTEVSAHWFRLLIGNCRTVCDGLVVELLGESYALAVSRMQQTLPLNLVFPPAYSIFAMVIWRPYIVNSNIAAREDIQMYQSLSSSIGDAIRHQPFRDVCLRDTCALYDLLASDTGDSEFAAMLELHSPDKHLKTMAFVPLRARLFLNAILDCKMPQSLQDNGTWAPGHGESKAYAENEMKLLDQLVHVLDTLQPAKFHWQWVELRLLLNEQVLIEKVESQNMSLVEAIRSLSPNSDNFVLADNESNFTEIVLTRLLVRPDAARLYSEVVHQLGRSFEESLLLHAKWFLGGSDLLLGRKSIRQRLLNVAQLRGLSTKPQFSKPWGWSSCIADQAGNRGVKRKMEAASLEEGEVVEEGMDVKRSGKVMSQMADEQYVTEKALAELVFPCIDRSSNESRNTFANDLIKQMSLIEQQVNTVIRGANKQAGSVPSVGEGAANKGNTRKGMRGGSPGLGRRPTTPADSSPPSAAALRASMWLRLQFLLRLLPIICADREPSGRNMRHMLASILLRLLGTRVVHEDADLPCFPVQRISPSKREVELPSASFDLSGDSLFDRFLCVLHGLLSSCKPSWLKPKSASKSTGKSSRDFGMFDREVAESLQADLDRMQLPAIIRRRLQSAMPVLPASALPTISCQPPTVSTTAVSSLQSNISGPGFQQGNTNLPQRSPIPSGRATTNVSMKSKPLPLQVQDPDMEIDPWMLLEDGTGSAPPSGNSNMGVGDHTNLTACSWLKGTVRVRRTDLTYIGPVDDDS; encoded by the exons GAATCTAGAGAGACTGAATTAACCCAGACCACTGGATCTCTTACAAAGCCTCTTATTGGCAAATGCAAAGAG GCAATTCGTAAACGTCTCAGGGCTATCAATGACTCTCGGGCTCAAAAGCGCAAG GCTGGTCAGGTGTATGGGGCGCCACTCTCAGGACCACTATTAACAAAACCTGGTGTTTTTCCCGAACAAAGGCCGTGTGGTGAAGATTTTCGGAAGAAATGGATTgag GGTTTGTCTCAGCAACATAAGCGATTGCGTTCTTTGGCTGATCACGTCCCTCATGGTTATAGGAGGAAATCTTTGTTTGAAGTTCTTATCAGGCATAATGTTCCATTGCTGAGAGCAACGTGGTTTATCAAAGTCACTTATCTTAATCAGGTGGGTGATATTCTTAAGCCACATAAG GTTCGGCCTGCCTCTACCAGTGTTTCTTCTGGGACACCAGACAAATTGCAGTTAGCCCGCACTGAACTATGGACAAAGGATGTTATTGACTACTTGCAGCATCTCTTGGACGAATTCCTTTCTAAAGATGGCTCTCTTTCGATTCCACATAGTAGGGATCAAACGCCTCAAACACTTCTGGCTGGTAATGAGGAGCCTGCCCTGCAGTTCAAATGGTGGTACATGGTGCGCATTTTACAATGGCATCATGCAGAAgggcttcttccttcttctcataTCATTGAGTGGGTTCTCAATCAACTTCAG GAAAAGGAGTCACTTGGGGCTTTACAGTTACTTTtgcctattgtatttgatgtAATAGAGCATATATTACTATCACAGACATACGTACGGATGCTCGTGGACATTGCTGTTCGTTCCATACAGGATCTTTCCCGAGTCAGTTCAGATGTAGATAATTCTCGAAGGCCCTATATAGCCTCTGCTTTGGTTGAGATTCTGAGATATTTGATACTGGCTGTACCTGATACCTTTGTTGCCTTGGATTGCTTTCCTCTGCCACCTTGTGTAGTTCCTGATGCAATGAATGGGAGACAGTTCTTATTGACGGATGTTGAAAAGGTTCAATATGGTCCTCGAGAACTTGTCAACTTGTACAATGGCAAAGGACAAGATGCTTATCATCGGTACTTGTCCTTCGGATATGTTGTTTCTTCTGTTCAAAAACGCACCGCTAATCTTGCAATGGCTGTAACTCCTGGCCTTCAGGGACATGGTGTGACTAAGGCTGTACAGGCCTTGGACAAATCTCTGATCCTGGGGGATGTCAGAGGTGCTTATAACTGTCtgtttgaaaatttttgtgaTGGAAGTGTTGAAGAAGGTTGGGTTGCAGAAGTCAGTCCATGCTTGCGATCATCCTTGAAGTGGATTGGGGCAGTCAGCCTACCTGTGATTTGCTCAGTGTTTCTCCTTTGTGAGTGGGCAACATGTGATTTTAGAAACTGTCGCACTGCACTACCTCATGATCTGAAATTCACTGGTAGAAAAGATTTTTGTCAAGTTTATATTGCAGTTCAACTTTTGAAGATGAGGATGGAGGACATGCATGGCTCATCGAAGGGGAAGAAGGGCAGTCCTTTGGTGGCCAATGCACTTGCAAAAGGATTCTCTTTGCATGATAGTTTTTCAGGAGCTGTTGATGATGTTTCTGTGCTTGGAGATAGTTTGAAAAGTTTAGATGAAAGTGAGGAGACGTTAGATATTCTTCAGAGTCCGGGTCCATTGCATGATATTGTGGTGTGCTGGCTAGATCAGCATGAAGCGAGTAAAGGTGAAGGTTTTAAGAGACTTCAGATGCTTGTTATGGAACTTATTCGTTTTGGCATCTTTTATCCTCAGGCCTATGTAAGGCAGCTGATTGTTAGTGGGATTATGGATAGGAATGAATCTACAATGGAAATGGACAGGCGAAACAGACACCATCGAATCCTGAAGCACCTTCCAGGCCCTTGTTTGCACGATGCTTTGAAAGAAGCAAGAATTGCTGAAACCACACTACTAGTTGAGGCGATGCGTGTTTACTCAAATGAACGTCGCCTTGTTCTTCATGGACTTCTTAGTCAAAATTCTGGTCATTTGAAAACTGTAAATGGCAGTGTATTGAATTTTTCTATGCAAAAACCTAAGGACAACTCAACTGCTGGAAGGGATGGTGCCTTGCACACTTCCCTGAATCACTTGAAAAATAATTGTGTGGCATGCAGTCCTTTGTCTACAAAACAAGCCAAGACAGTAACCAGAGTTGCAGAGCTCAAGGCTGCCATTTCTGTTCTGTTGCATCTCCCAAATTCTGGTTCGACATTGACTGAAACACAATCTGATGAATCCCAAGGGAGTCTTAAGAGGCCTATTGGGTCTCTTGTTAGCAGGACTGATTTGACAGAAGGAACTCCTGGCTGTGAAGAATGTAAAAGATCAAAGAGGCAAAAGTCAAGTGAGGAAAGGAACTCCCATCTTCTAGGGTTTTCATCAAATGCATCAGACGACGAAGACATGTGGTGGGTGAGGAAGGGACCTAAACCCCTGGAGTCATTCAAGGTTGATCCACCGCTTAGGGCAACCAAGCAGTCATCCCGAGGTAGGCAAAAAATTGTGCGTAAAACTCAAAGTTTAGCACAGTTGGCAGCTGCTAGGATTGAGGGTAGTCAGGGAGCATCCACTAGCCATGTATGCGATAGCAAAGTAAACTGTCCCCATCACGGAACTGGTATGGAAGGAGAAATTCCAAAATCAGTGGATGGGATCCGAGCATCACACCTCAGTGATATTGTTACGATTGGGAAGGCTTTAAAACAGTTGCGGTTGCTCGAGAAGAGATCCGTCACACTCTGGTTAATAACTTCAATCAGGCAGATTGTAGAAGGGAATGAAAAGGCTGCTGCTATGGCAGGACAATGCACGGGGCCCTTTTCTCCTCCAAAAGATGACAGAAGTGTTGTACGATGGAAGCTTGGTGAAGATGAGTTGTCCTGCATACTGTACTTGTTGGATGTTTCTTCTGATTTATTCTCAGCAGTGAAGTTTCTGCTATGGTTGTTACCAAGGGCCCGCAGTGGTTCAAGCTCTACTATTCATAGTGGGAGAAACATTTTGGTGCTGCCCAAGAACACAGAAAGCCATGCATGTGAATTGGGGGAGGCATTTCTGTTATCTTCCATTCGGAG GTATGAGAATGTACTAATAGCAATGGATCTTCTTCCTGAAGCCCTGGCTGCTGCCATGCTTCGATCTATGGCAGTGATGACATCTAATGGTAGGGCTTCTGGTTCAGTGGCCTTTGTTTATGCTAAACACTTGTTGAAGAAATTTGGCAGCATAGCTAGTGTGGCTAAATGGGAGAAGAGTTTTAAAGCAACATGTGATCAGAGACTGCTTTCTGAACTTGAAACTGCACGCCCGCTGGACAGTGAGTTAGGATATTCACTTGTTGGGGTCCCAGTTGCAATGGAAGATGTTGATGACTACCTCCGTCAAAAGATAAGTGGGAGGTTATTGAGGCCAGCGGGTCCAACCATGAAAGAAATAGTGCAAAGGCACATCGAGGAAGCCATGCGCTATTTCCATGGCAAAGAAAGAAAGCCTTTTGCAACAACTACTCCAAGAGTTTCTGCTGTAGAAAAATGGGATGATGGATTTCAGATAGCTCAACAGATTGTTTTGGGCCTAGTGGACTGCATTAGGCAGAATGGTGGTTCAGCTCAAGAAGTGGATCCTTCTGTTGTGGGTTCTGCCGTTTCTGCAATTGTCAGCAACGTTGTTCCAGCAATATCGAAAATGCCGGATTTTTTAGCTGGCAGTAATTACCCAAGCTTGTCTTCAACTACAAATTCCTTGATTTTTGCTCGGCGCATTATACACATCCATATAACCTGCCTCTGCTTACTCAAGGAAGCTCTAGGAGAGCGTCAGAGCCGGGTCTTTGAGATAGCTCTTGCAACCGAAGCTTCTTCTGCCGTTTCTGCAGCTGTAGCTTCTGCAAAGGCTCCTCGCAGTCAGTTCCAACTGTCTCCTGAAACCCATGATTCCAATTCGAACATGTCCAATGAAATTTTGAACAACTCTGCTAAAGTATTTCTCGGAAGGGCTGCAAAAGCTGCAGCAGCTGTGTCTGCACTTGTAATTGGGGCAGTTGTTCATGGAGTTGCTACTCTGGAGAGAATGGTTACTGTGTTCAGATTAAAGGAAGGCTTGGATATACTGCCGTTTGTAAGGACAGCAAGATCCGGTTCAAATGGGATTTCTCGTTCTGTTGGGGGTTATAAGGTGGACAATAGCACTGAAGTGTCTGCTCACTGGTTTAGGCTGCTCATTGGTAACTGCAGAACAGTTTGTGACGGCTTAGTTGTGGAGCTCCTTGGTGAATCATATGCGTTGGCTGTTTCAAGGATGCAGCAGACACTTCCTCTTAACTTGGTCTTCCCTCCTGCCTATTCAATCTTTGCGATGGTGATTTGGAGGCCGTACATTGTCAACAGTAACATTGCAGCCCGTGAAGACATCCAAATGTATCAATCTCTATCATCATCAATAGGCGATGCTATCAGACACCAGCCATTTCGGGATGTATGCCTACGGGACACTTGTGCACTTTATGATCTTCTGGCTTCTGATACTGGTGATTCTGAGTTTGCAGCCATGCTAGAATTACATAGTCCAGACAAACATTTGAAAACAATGGCATTTGTTCCTCTACGGGCGAGGCTGTTTCTAAATGCCATTCTTGATTGTAAGATGCCCCAGTCATTGCAGGATAATGGGACTTGGGCTCCTGGGCATGGTGAATCAAAGGCATATGCCGAAAACGAGATGAAGCTTCTGGATCAACTTGTACATGTTTTAGATACCTTGCAGCCAGCAAAATTTCATTGGCAGTGGGTTGAGTTGAGGCTTCTCTTGAACGAACAGGTTCTTATTGAGAAAGTCGAGTCCCAGAATATGTCATTAGTAGAGGCGATTCGATCTCTTTCACCAAATTCTGATAATTTTGTGCTTGCCGATAATGAAAGCAATTTTACTGAAATTGTTCTGACGAGATTACTTGTCAGGCCTGATGCAGCCCGTCTCTATTCGGAAGTTGTTCATCAACTTGGAAGGTCATTTGAGGAGTCACTGTTGTTGCATGCAAAGTGGTTCTTAGGAGGCAGTGATCTCCTTTTGGGTCGCAAGTCTATTAGGCAACGGCTTCTCAATGTCGCTCAGCTCAGAGGCCTTTCAACTAAACCCCAGTTTTCGAAACCATGGGGCTGGTCAAGTTGCATTGCAGACCAAGCAGGAAACAGAGGTGTGAAGAGGAAGATGGAGGCTGCATCTCTTGAAGAAGGCGAAGTTGTGGAAGAAGGCATGGATGTAAAAAGGTCAGGGAAAGTGATGTCTCAAATGGCTGATGAACAGTATGTTACTGAGAAAGCTCTTGCAGAATTAGTTTTTCCATGCATAGATCGGAGCTCCAATGAATCTCGAAATACATTTGCAAACGACTTGATCAAGCAGATGAGCCTCATCGAGCAACAAGTAAATACAGTCATTCGTGGTGCGAATAAGCAGGCAGGTTCAGTTCCTTCTGTCGGTGAAGGTGCTGCAAACAAAGGAAACACTCGCAAAGGTATGAGAGGTGGAAGCCCTGGTTTGGGTAGAAGACCTACAACGCCTGCTGATTCTTCACCACCTTCTGCAGCGGCATTGCGGGCTTCCATGTGGTTGCGGTTGCAGTTCCTTTTGAGATTACTTCCAATAATCTGTGCAGACAG GGAACCATCTGGTCGGAACATGAGGCACATGCTTGCCTCAATTTTGCTTCGCCTTCTCGGGACGAGGGTCGTGCACGAGGATGCGGACCTGCCTTGTTTTCCTGTGCAGAGGATTTCTCCGTCCAAAAGGGAAGTGGAGCTGCCATCGGCGTCATTTGACCTATCTGGCGACAGCCTCTTCGATAGGTTTTTGTGTGTCCTGCATGGGTTGCTTAGCAGTTGCAAGCCAAGTTGGCTGAAGCCCAAGTCTGCCTCCAAGTCGACTGGCAAATCTTCTCGGGATTTTGGCATGTTTGATCGTGAGGTGGCGGAGAGTTTGCAG GCTGACTTGGATCGTATGCAATTGCCTGCGATCATCCGGCGGCGTCTCCAATCTGCAATGCCGGTGCTTCCTGCTTCTGCTCTCCCTACCATTTCTTGCCAGCCCCCAACGGTATCCACCACAGCTGTTTCTTCACTGCAATCCAACATATCGGGTCCTGGATTCCAGCAAGGGAATACAAACCTGCCCCAAAGAAGTCCCATCCCATCTGGCCGTGCCACTACTAACGTTTCCATGAAAAGCAAGCCATTGCCCTTGCAGGTGCAGGATCCAGACATGGAAATCGACCCATGGATGCTGTTAGAAGATGGGACAGGGTCTGCACCTCCTTCAGGCAACAGCAACATGGGCGTTGGTGACCACACCAATCTGACAGCCTGCAGCTGGCTCAAAGGGACTGTGAGAGTTAGAAGAACAGATCTCACTTACATTGGGCCTGTGGATGATGATAGCTGA